A portion of the Faecalibacterium sp. I3-3-89 genome contains these proteins:
- a CDS encoding HAD family hydrolase, whose product MDVIRLIASDLDATLLDGQSQLPPDFAETVRALAERGIRFAAASGRPIYTLEEMFAPLQDDIILVGDNGGAICWKGESLYLSEMDAADWHTLAGQARSAGHAAVLCGLETAYVEEQFRPYDRVFKRFYTKVEYVPYLEDVTARVDKFTIYFPEGDAQKGYDALYGSVWGGRFSVAVAGADWVDIMNPGVHKGAALLRLGERLGVPPEGMMAFGDTFNDAEMLKAAKYGFLVENGSPALREEVPFLAPPNTNSGVMQVLRRVLAQNGRVCESDFRRAK is encoded by the coding sequence ATGGACGTCATCCGCCTCATTGCCTCCGACCTTGACGCTACCCTGCTGGACGGCCAGAGCCAGCTCCCGCCGGACTTCGCGGAGACCGTCCGCGCACTGGCAGAGCGGGGCATCCGGTTCGCTGCCGCCAGCGGACGGCCCATCTATACCTTAGAGGAGATGTTCGCGCCCCTGCAGGACGACATCATCCTTGTGGGTGACAACGGCGGTGCCATCTGCTGGAAGGGCGAGAGCCTGTATCTCTCCGAGATGGACGCCGCCGACTGGCACACGCTGGCCGGGCAGGCCCGGAGCGCGGGCCACGCCGCCGTCCTCTGCGGGCTGGAAACGGCCTATGTGGAGGAGCAGTTCCGGCCATACGACAGGGTCTTCAAGAGATTCTACACCAAGGTGGAATATGTCCCCTATCTGGAGGACGTGACCGCCCGGGTGGATAAATTCACCATCTACTTCCCCGAGGGGGATGCCCAGAAGGGCTACGACGCGCTTTATGGTTCGGTCTGGGGCGGGCGCTTCTCGGTGGCGGTGGCCGGTGCAGACTGGGTGGACATCATGAACCCCGGCGTCCACAAGGGCGCGGCCCTGCTTCGGCTGGGGGAGCGTCTGGGCGTCCCGCCCGAGGGCATGATGGCGTTCGGCGACACCTTCAACGACGCGGAGATGCTGAAGGCGGCAAAGTACGGCTTCCTTGTGGAGAACGGCTCGCCCGCCCTCCGGGAGGAGGTGCCCTTCCTCGCGCCGCCCAACACCAACTCCGGCGTGATGCAGGTCCTGCGCCGTGTTCTGGCCCAGAATGGCCGGGTCTGTGAATCGGATTTCAGAAGAGCAAAATAG
- a CDS encoding chromate transporter produces the protein MLLKLFLTFFEIGAVSFGGGYGMISLIREKVLLHGWLSEAEFLSFIAVSESTPGPLAVNMATFIGSSQGGVLGALCATLGVVLPSFFIILLIAALIHDLLKYAGVEAFLSGVRPCVVPLILSTALTMGLSTLLDISTAADAPAPSWQGIGILALLAVVRLVWQKAKGKAPSPIGMILLSAVLGALLYQ, from the coding sequence ATGCTCCTGAAGCTGTTCCTCACCTTTTTCGAAATCGGTGCCGTCTCCTTCGGCGGCGGCTACGGCATGATCTCCCTCATCCGGGAAAAAGTCCTGCTCCATGGCTGGCTCTCTGAGGCCGAGTTTCTGAGCTTCATCGCAGTGTCGGAATCCACCCCCGGCCCGCTGGCCGTCAACATGGCCACCTTCATCGGCTCTTCGCAGGGCGGGGTGCTGGGGGCGCTCTGCGCCACACTGGGCGTCGTCCTCCCCTCCTTCTTCATCATCCTGCTCATCGCGGCCCTCATCCACGACTTACTCAAGTACGCCGGGGTCGAAGCCTTTCTCTCCGGCGTCCGGCCCTGCGTCGTGCCCCTTATCCTCTCCACTGCCCTCACGATGGGCCTGAGCACCCTGCTGGACATCTCCACCGCCGCCGACGCCCCCGCGCCATCATGGCAGGGCATCGGCATCCTTGCGCTTCTGGCTGTCGTCCGGCTGGTCTGGCAGAAAGCGAAGGGCAAAGCCCCTTCGCCCATCGGGATGATCCTGCTCTCGGCGGTGCTGGGCGCACTTTTATACCAATAA
- a CDS encoding chromate transporter: MTHNAPAPKAQSLGTLFFTFFKIGLFTFGGGYAMIALLEEEFIQRRRWLDKDEFLDMTAIAESTPGPVAINSATYLGYKLAGVPGAAAATVAVCLPSFLIIYAISLFFEQFTQLTVIANAFKGIQVCVIYLIFSAGVRMLQALDRSLFSSGVLLSVFLAMTSLSLAGISVSSILLILLSGAAGVAAWLLGRRKEGK, encoded by the coding sequence ATGACACACAATGCTCCGGCGCCGAAGGCCCAAAGCCTCGGCACGCTGTTTTTTACCTTTTTCAAGATCGGCCTGTTCACCTTCGGCGGCGGCTATGCTATGATCGCCCTGCTGGAAGAGGAATTTATCCAGCGCCGCAGGTGGCTGGATAAGGACGAGTTCCTCGACATGACCGCCATCGCGGAATCCACCCCCGGCCCGGTGGCCATCAACAGCGCCACCTACCTCGGCTACAAGCTGGCCGGAGTCCCCGGCGCGGCGGCCGCCACCGTGGCCGTCTGCCTGCCGTCCTTTCTCATCATCTACGCCATCTCGCTGTTTTTTGAGCAGTTCACCCAGCTCACCGTCATTGCCAACGCCTTCAAAGGCATTCAGGTCTGCGTCATCTATCTCATCTTCTCGGCTGGTGTGCGGATGCTGCAGGCGCTCGACCGCTCCCTCTTTTCTTCCGGCGTCCTCCTGTCCGTCTTTCTGGCGATGACGAGCCTTTCGCTGGCGGGCATCAGTGTCTCGTCTATCCTGCTGATCCTCCTCAGCGGTGCGGCAGGCGTGGCCGCGTGGCTCTTGGGCCGCAGAAAGGAGGGAAAGTGA
- a CDS encoding tyrosine-protein phosphatase: MDIRQLHYFLVLCEEMNYTRAAQRLFLSRQALRQSISALEAELCGPLFLSAHHKLSLTERGVSLQRHAAPVVEQFQQMQAALHAEIQSAQPVRIGISVSLVPDYLPGLETQLDKFRQQYPHIEMRFRLLDNDAVAEGVEQGELDAGLVMDLGCAAPVLARTTLRADPACLLVPRGHPFWERESVPLTELRNQRVLLPSLRQDLFAPLWEACARAGFAPNAEIGPSFYQAYYLVQEQLCTCLTRYEPGARRELDRVRDVLLEDLPPLCVSLLQRRDHTSAYLDLLRGYLMEVLGGAASLPPRRGRPAKPFYDLPVLSSAASKPAVVHPAPGTELPFEGGHNFRELGGYEADEGKHVRWGQIYRGIPTWKLTGEADRKLLDSLGLRLILDLRSEAEAAESPDYVPDGARLVRICGLCLENGKEVDFSPEDRETLLKGMPDEGRRMADAMYERMLFGNKAYKELFRALEVGETPVLFHCSAGKDRTGVAAMLILLALGASDETITEDFVKTNIWRRPELEKVWAEHADEIAADPSRKDFYLGVFGVHPESAPFVLDIIRQRFGSAEAYLEAEYGLTPARLMRLRRMYLE, from the coding sequence ATGGACATCCGCCAGCTGCATTATTTTCTGGTCCTCTGCGAGGAGATGAATTACACCCGCGCGGCCCAGCGCCTGTTTTTATCCCGGCAGGCTCTGCGTCAGAGCATCTCGGCCCTCGAAGCCGAGCTGTGCGGGCCGCTCTTTCTCAGCGCCCACCACAAGCTCAGCCTCACCGAACGGGGCGTGAGCTTACAGCGCCATGCCGCGCCGGTGGTGGAGCAGTTTCAGCAGATGCAGGCAGCGCTCCACGCGGAGATCCAGTCGGCCCAGCCGGTGCGCATCGGCATCAGCGTCTCACTGGTGCCGGACTATCTGCCCGGCCTCGAGACCCAGCTGGACAAGTTCCGCCAGCAGTACCCCCACATCGAGATGCGCTTCCGCCTGCTGGACAACGACGCGGTGGCCGAGGGGGTGGAGCAGGGCGAGCTGGACGCGGGCCTCGTGATGGATCTGGGCTGCGCCGCACCGGTGCTGGCCCGCACCACCCTCCGGGCCGACCCGGCCTGCCTGCTGGTGCCGCGGGGCCACCCCTTCTGGGAGAGGGAGAGCGTGCCGCTGACCGAGCTGCGGAACCAGCGGGTCCTTCTGCCCAGCCTGCGGCAGGACCTCTTTGCTCCGCTGTGGGAGGCCTGCGCCCGGGCGGGTTTCGCGCCCAACGCCGAGATCGGCCCCAGCTTCTATCAGGCCTACTACCTCGTGCAGGAGCAGCTCTGCACCTGCCTGACCCGGTATGAGCCGGGGGCACGGCGGGAGCTGGACCGGGTGCGGGATGTCCTGCTGGAGGACCTGCCGCCCCTCTGCGTCTCTCTTTTGCAGCGGCGCGACCACACCTCGGCCTACCTCGACCTGCTGCGCGGCTACCTCATGGAGGTGCTGGGCGGCGCAGCCAGCCTGCCGCCCCGGCGCGGACGTCCGGCCAAGCCCTTCTACGACCTGCCCGTCCTGTCCAGTGCGGCGTCCAAGCCCGCTGTGGTGCATCCGGCCCCCGGCACAGAATTGCCGTTCGAGGGCGGCCACAACTTCCGCGAGCTGGGCGGCTACGAGGCCGACGAGGGCAAGCACGTCAGGTGGGGGCAGATCTACCGGGGCATCCCGACGTGGAAGCTCACCGGTGAGGCTGATCGGAAGCTGCTGGACTCGCTGGGGCTGCGGCTCATCCTTGACCTGCGCAGCGAGGCAGAGGCCGCCGAAAGCCCTGATTATGTGCCCGACGGTGCACGGCTCGTGCGCATCTGCGGCCTCTGCCTTGAGAACGGCAAGGAGGTGGACTTCTCGCCCGAAGACCGGGAGACCCTGCTGAAGGGGATGCCCGACGAGGGACGCCGGATGGCGGATGCCATGTACGAGCGGATGCTGTTCGGCAACAAGGCCTATAAAGAGCTGTTTCGTGCGCTGGAAGTGGGCGAGACGCCGGTGCTCTTCCACTGTTCGGCGGGAAAAGACCGCACCGGCGTGGCCGCGATGCTCATTCTGCTGGCGCTGGGTGCGTCGGATGAGACCATCACCGAAGATTTCGTGAAGACAAACATCTGGCGCAGGCCGGAGCTGGAAAAAGTCTGGGCCGAGCACGCCGATGAGATCGCCGCCGACCCCTCCCGGAAGGACTTCTACCTCGGCGTTTTTGGCGTCCACCCGGAGTCGGCTCCCTTCGTGCTGGACATCATCCGGCAGCGTTTCGGCAGCGCCGAGGCCTATCTGGAGGCCGAATATGGCCTGACTCCGGCCCGTCTGATGCGTCTGCGCCGGATGTATCTGGAATAA
- the rny gene encoding ribonuclease Y, with translation MTVIGVIAALIVAVAAAAAGYFIGYNNRKKTAEAQIGSAEAEATRLVNEAIKAADQKRKEAILEAKDEAFRLKAEVDAQKAEADKEIKQRRAEISRQENRIDQKETALDRKTEALEKREDELKKKHEEADAHLAEVDALRAKEMERLETLAGLSQEDAREVLLHKVDEELTHEKAIRVAAYETDLKENCDGIARNLIGQAISRCAADHCSETTVSVVPLPSDEMKGRIIGREGRNIRALETATGVDLIIDDTPEAITLSSFDQTRREVARMTLERLIGDGRIHPARIEETVEKCRHDLELQMKREGERAVMELGIHGLHPDLIKLIGRLKYRTSFGQNALTHSMEVAWLAGLLAGEMGVNVTLARRAGLLHDIGKALDHEIEGSHVQIGVDICRKYKENTQVIHAIEAHHGDVEPKTPLAFIIQACDAISAARPGARRENVESYVKRLENLEEISSSFEGVEQAFAVQAGREVRIMVKPDVISDDQVILLARSIAKKIEDTLDYPGQIKVNVIRESRAVEYAK, from the coding sequence ATGACCGTAATCGGAGTGATCGCGGCATTGATCGTTGCTGTCGCTGCCGCAGCTGCGGGCTATTTTATTGGTTACAACAACCGTAAGAAGACCGCTGAGGCCCAGATCGGCAGCGCCGAGGCCGAGGCTACCCGGCTGGTGAACGAAGCGATCAAGGCTGCTGACCAGAAGCGCAAGGAAGCGATTTTGGAAGCAAAGGATGAGGCCTTCCGTCTGAAGGCCGAGGTGGATGCCCAGAAGGCAGAGGCCGACAAGGAGATCAAGCAGCGCCGCGCAGAGATCAGCCGTCAGGAGAACCGCATCGACCAGAAGGAAACGGCCCTCGACCGCAAGACCGAGGCACTGGAAAAGCGCGAGGACGAGCTAAAAAAGAAGCACGAGGAGGCTGACGCCCATCTGGCGGAGGTCGATGCCCTGCGCGCCAAGGAGATGGAGCGTCTGGAGACGCTGGCCGGCCTGAGTCAGGAGGACGCCCGCGAGGTGCTGCTGCACAAGGTAGACGAGGAGCTGACTCACGAGAAGGCCATCCGCGTCGCTGCCTACGAGACCGACCTGAAGGAGAACTGCGACGGCATCGCCCGCAACCTCATCGGTCAGGCCATCAGCCGCTGCGCTGCTGACCACTGCAGCGAAACGACCGTCAGCGTCGTCCCGCTGCCCAGCGACGAGATGAAGGGCCGCATCATCGGCCGCGAGGGCCGCAACATCCGCGCCCTTGAGACCGCCACCGGCGTTGACCTCATCATCGACGATACCCCGGAGGCCATTACCCTGTCCTCCTTCGACCAGACCCGCCGTGAGGTGGCCCGCATGACGCTGGAACGCCTCATCGGCGATGGCCGCATCCATCCTGCCCGCATCGAGGAGACGGTGGAAAAGTGCCGCCACGACCTCGAGCTGCAGATGAAGCGGGAGGGCGAGCGCGCTGTCATGGAGCTGGGCATCCATGGCCTGCACCCCGACCTCATCAAGCTCATTGGCCGTCTGAAGTACCGCACCAGCTTTGGTCAGAACGCGCTGACCCACAGCATGGAGGTGGCATGGCTGGCCGGTCTGCTGGCAGGCGAGATGGGCGTGAATGTCACGCTGGCCCGCCGTGCCGGTCTGCTGCATGACATCGGCAAGGCGCTCGACCACGAGATCGAGGGCAGCCACGTCCAGATCGGCGTGGACATCTGCCGCAAGTACAAGGAAAACACCCAGGTCATCCATGCCATCGAGGCCCACCATGGCGATGTGGAGCCGAAGACGCCGCTGGCCTTCATCATTCAGGCCTGCGACGCCATCAGCGCCGCCCGCCCGGGTGCCCGCCGCGAGAACGTCGAGAGCTATGTGAAGCGTCTGGAGAATCTGGAGGAGATCTCCTCCAGCTTCGAGGGCGTCGAGCAGGCGTTTGCCGTGCAGGCCGGCCGCGAGGTCCGCATCATGGTCAAGCCCGACGTCATCAGCGACGATCAGGTCATCCTGCTGGCCCGCTCCATCGCAAAGAAGATCGAAGATACGCTGGATTATCCCGGCCAGATCAAGGTCAATGTCATCCGCGAGAGCCGTGCTGTCGAGTACGCAAAGTAA
- a CDS encoding dicarboxylate/amino acid:cation symporter yields the protein MSVEILDLAALALTAVFFALLYYLHKKKHVDFGVRTILAVGLGLIVGLAFKGHHVYVAAVGTVYAHVVSAVVIPLLIFSIISSITNLGNSVRLKNIGLKTVFFLVLNTFFASLITLVAGVATNIGHGVQYELATDYTAKEVPTFVDTVISLFPQNLASHWANGEVVPIVVFSILVAISYNKLVVKKPEEVAPFKKFIDAGDLVMGRVVSYVISFTPYAVLSLIARAVSRSSPADLIPLLSVLVLAYILCAIQLFVVEGVLVKLVGKLDPVRFFKGIWPAATVAFTSQSSVGTIPVTVNQLTKKLGVNEDVAAFGASLGANLGMPGCAGIWPTLLAVFTIHLLGIEYIPVQYAFLVVLAVVVSIGTVGVPGTATITATALFAAAGLPVEAIILLSPISSIVDMARTATNVVGAAAATTLVAATEGQLDEAVYNGEAEVPAAEAV from the coding sequence ATGTCTGTAGAAATTTTGGATCTGGCCGCACTGGCTCTGACTGCCGTATTTTTTGCCCTGCTGTACTACCTGCACAAGAAAAAGCACGTTGACTTCGGCGTGCGCACCATTCTGGCGGTGGGCCTCGGCCTCATCGTGGGCCTCGCGTTCAAGGGCCATCACGTCTATGTGGCCGCTGTGGGCACGGTCTATGCCCACGTCGTCTCGGCGGTGGTCATCCCGCTGCTGATCTTCAGCATCATTTCCAGCATCACCAATCTGGGCAACTCCGTTCGTCTGAAAAACATCGGCCTCAAGACCGTTTTCTTCCTCGTCCTGAACACCTTCTTCGCCAGCCTCATCACTCTGGTCGCCGGGGTGGCCACCAACATCGGCCACGGCGTCCAGTATGAGCTGGCCACCGACTACACCGCCAAGGAAGTGCCCACCTTCGTGGACACCGTCATCAGCCTCTTTCCCCAGAACCTCGCTTCGCACTGGGCCAACGGCGAGGTGGTGCCCATCGTGGTCTTTTCCATTCTGGTGGCCATCAGCTATAACAAGTTGGTGGTCAAGAAGCCCGAGGAGGTCGCCCCCTTCAAGAAGTTCATCGACGCCGGCGACCTTGTGATGGGCCGTGTGGTCAGCTACGTCATCTCCTTTACCCCCTATGCTGTCCTGTCCCTCATCGCCCGCGCCGTCAGCCGCTCTTCTCCGGCTGACCTCATCCCGCTGCTGAGTGTTCTGGTGCTGGCCTATATCCTCTGCGCGATCCAGCTCTTCGTGGTGGAAGGCGTACTCGTCAAGCTGGTCGGCAAGCTGGACCCTGTCCGCTTCTTCAAGGGCATCTGGCCCGCAGCCACCGTGGCCTTTACCTCTCAGAGCAGCGTGGGCACCATCCCTGTCACCGTCAACCAGCTGACCAAGAAGCTGGGCGTCAATGAGGATGTCGCCGCCTTTGGCGCAAGTCTGGGCGCAAACCTCGGTATGCCGGGCTGCGCCGGCATCTGGCCCACCCTGCTGGCGGTCTTCACCATCCATCTGCTGGGCATTGAATACATCCCGGTGCAGTACGCTTTCCTTGTCGTGCTGGCTGTGGTCGTCTCCATCGGCACCGTCGGCGTGCCCGGTACGGCTACCATCACCGCCACGGCCCTCTTTGCCGCCGCCGGTCTGCCGGTGGAAGCCATCATCCTGCTTTCCCCCATTTCCAGCATCGTTGATATGGCGCGTACCGCCACCAACGTCGTCGGCGCTGCGGCCGCTACTACTCTTGTGGCCGCCACCGAAGGTCAGCTGGATGAGGCTGTGTACAATGGCGAGGCCGAAGTGCCTGCCGCTGAGGCAGTCTGA
- a CDS encoding peptide ABC transporter substrate-binding protein: MRFDRRISRRSFLAAAGVSAAALALTACGGSSSTAASTAASTGASSAAGTAAGGTLNIMLETEVQSLDPQIATDGTSFEVIADYTDGLMQMDTDGAAVPAIAESCDISEDGKTYTFHLRDAKWSNGDAVTAADFVFGWQRAVDPANASEYSYMLSDIGQVVNAAEIIAGEKPVTDLGVTAVDDKTLEVQLNVPVSYFLSLMYFPTFYPVNEAFFNTCADTFGTSPDTVLSNGAFILTDYQPAATAFEMVKNTDYYDADSIALDGLSYQVIKDSQQALMSYQTGTLDITLLNGEQVDQVKDDPEFISVGAGYLWYISPNINSVPELANENLRKALTFALDRDAITGDVLKDGSAPCYTAVPPQFATGPDGSDFSADQTKYADYCAFDAAKAAEYYETAKSELGKDSFSFDMVVDADDAPQKVAQVVKEQLETTLPGLTVNLTVEPKKQRVQDMQDGNFQLGLTRWGPDYADPMTYLGMWVTGNSNNYGLWSDAEYDSIIEECTTGDLCTDPEGRWAALYDAEAIVLEQAVIFPLYGQCNAEMVSSAVTGVEFHPVALNRVYKRTVKNA, encoded by the coding sequence ATGAGATTCGATCGTCGTATTTCGCGCCGCAGCTTTCTGGCAGCAGCAGGCGTGTCCGCAGCAGCTCTGGCCCTGACGGCCTGCGGCGGCTCCAGCTCTACGGCAGCTTCCACGGCTGCCTCCACCGGTGCTTCCAGCGCAGCTGGCACTGCCGCAGGCGGCACCCTGAACATCATGCTGGAGACCGAAGTCCAGTCTCTGGACCCGCAGATCGCCACCGACGGCACCTCTTTTGAGGTCATCGCAGACTACACCGACGGTCTGATGCAGATGGATACCGACGGCGCAGCGGTCCCGGCCATTGCCGAGAGCTGCGACATCAGCGAGGACGGCAAGACCTATACCTTCCACCTGCGCGATGCAAAGTGGTCCAACGGCGACGCCGTCACCGCAGCCGACTTTGTGTTCGGCTGGCAGCGGGCGGTTGACCCTGCCAACGCTTCCGAGTATTCCTATATGCTGTCGGATATTGGTCAGGTGGTCAACGCTGCCGAGATCATTGCAGGAGAAAAGCCCGTCACCGATCTGGGCGTGACCGCTGTGGATGACAAGACCCTCGAGGTCCAGCTGAACGTCCCGGTCAGCTACTTCCTGAGCCTGATGTACTTCCCCACCTTCTACCCGGTCAACGAGGCCTTCTTCAACACCTGCGCGGACACCTTCGGTACCAGCCCCGACACGGTGCTGTCCAACGGTGCTTTCATCCTGACCGACTATCAGCCCGCTGCTACCGCATTCGAGATGGTCAAGAACACCGACTATTACGATGCCGACAGCATCGCGCTGGATGGCCTGTCCTATCAGGTCATCAAGGACAGCCAGCAGGCTCTGATGAGCTATCAGACCGGTACTCTGGACATCACCCTGCTGAATGGTGAGCAGGTCGATCAGGTCAAGGACGATCCCGAGTTCATCAGCGTGGGCGCTGGCTATCTGTGGTACATCAGCCCCAACATCAACAGTGTGCCTGAGCTGGCAAACGAGAATCTGCGCAAGGCTCTCACCTTCGCTCTGGACCGCGACGCCATCACCGGCGACGTCCTGAAGGATGGCTCCGCCCCCTGCTACACCGCCGTTCCTCCTCAGTTCGCAACCGGCCCGGACGGCAGCGACTTCAGCGCTGACCAGACCAAGTATGCGGATTACTGCGCATTCGATGCAGCCAAGGCTGCTGAGTACTACGAGACTGCAAAGAGCGAGCTGGGCAAGGACAGCTTCTCCTTCGATATGGTCGTTGACGCCGACGATGCACCTCAGAAGGTGGCACAGGTCGTCAAGGAGCAGCTGGAGACCACCCTGCCCGGCCTGACGGTGAACTTGACCGTTGAGCCGAAGAAGCAGCGCGTGCAGGATATGCAGGACGGCAACTTCCAGCTGGGCCTGACCCGCTGGGGTCCCGACTACGCCGACCCCATGACCTATCTGGGTATGTGGGTCACTGGCAACTCCAACAACTACGGTCTGTGGAGCGACGCCGAGTATGACTCCATCATTGAGGAGTGCACCACCGGTGACCTCTGCACCGACCCCGAGGGCCGCTGGGCCGCTCTGTACGATGCAGAAGCCATCGTTCTGGAGCAGGCCGTCATCTTCCCGCTGTACGGCCAGTGCAACGCCGAGATGGTCTCTTCTGCTGTTACCGGCGTAGAGTTCCACCCTGTGGCACTGAACCGCGTGTACAAGCGCACTGTGAAGAACGCTTAA
- a CDS encoding ABC transporter permease yields MKKYTLKRVLTSLFTLLAILLVLFILMQLMPGSPFNDEKLTADMRAALYAKYGLDQPIYVQFFRYVGNMLRGYFGVSYNISKNTPISQLIQSRLPISIQIGGMAVTLGALVGLVLGIIAALKRDTIFDTIATIISVIGVSVPSYVFALALSYTFGFRLRWFPMLFSAKDIFGSSVLPSVSLSMFTMASIARFTRSEMIEVLDSDYMLLAESKGISGPALIFRHALRNALIPIITVLAPLIVDLMTGSLVVEKIFAIPGVGSLLVTAIQSNDYNVVIGLSFIYSAMYIGIMLVVDLLYGIIDPRIRLAKGDD; encoded by the coding sequence GTGAAAAAATATACGCTCAAGCGTGTCCTCACCTCGCTGTTTACGCTGCTGGCCATCCTGCTGGTGCTGTTCATCCTGATGCAGCTGATGCCCGGCTCGCCGTTCAACGACGAAAAGCTGACAGCCGATATGAGAGCCGCGCTCTACGCAAAATACGGCCTTGACCAGCCGATCTATGTCCAGTTCTTCCGCTATGTGGGCAATATGCTTCGGGGCTACTTCGGCGTAAGCTACAACATTTCGAAGAACACGCCCATCTCCCAGCTCATCCAGTCCCGTCTGCCCATCTCCATCCAGATCGGCGGCATGGCGGTCACGCTGGGCGCTCTGGTGGGCCTCGTACTGGGCATCATCGCCGCCCTCAAGAGGGACACCATCTTTGATACCATCGCCACCATCATCTCGGTCATCGGCGTGTCGGTGCCGTCCTACGTCTTCGCACTGGCCCTGAGCTACACCTTCGGCTTCCGGCTCCGCTGGTTCCCGATGCTGTTCTCAGCCAAGGACATCTTTGGTTCCAGCGTTCTGCCCAGCGTGTCGTTGTCCATGTTCACGATGGCCTCCATCGCCCGCTTTACCCGAAGCGAGATGATCGAGGTGCTGGACTCCGACTATATGCTGCTGGCCGAGAGCAAGGGCATCTCTGGCCCGGCGCTCATCTTCCGCCACGCCCTGCGCAACGCCCTCATCCCCATCATCACCGTGCTGGCGCCCCTCATCGTGGACCTGATGACCGGCTCGCTGGTGGTCGAGAAGATTTTTGCCATCCCCGGCGTGGGCAGCCTGTTGGTGACGGCCATCCAGTCCAACGATTACAACGTGGTCATTGGTCTGAGCTTCATCTACAGCGCCATGTACATTGGCATCATGCTGGTCGTTGACCTGCTGTACGGCATCATCGACCCGCGCATCCGTCTGGCAAAGGGGGACGACTGA
- a CDS encoding ABC transporter permease, whose amino-acid sequence MAEKAIRLGGESTAAAITQAVQELYPEHSFTAEEFARKDNAAEIAVDTNFAAQSFWKDVRIRFFRKKSAVLGLIMIFVILLLAIFGPGMNDYTYSGQDLSQKNFAPRVPGIEQFGILDGSEKMSTTTGTKIVNNYVEKGKDDVYYWFGSDLYGRDIWTRTWEGARVSLIIAVAAAVIDMVIGMSYGLVSGYFGGKVDMLMQRFLEIANGIPRLVIVTLLLLVLQPGMVTIIFALMLTEWVGMSRIARAEMLKLKDQEFVLASRTLGAGSFFIIFKEVLPNIIGPIITQVMFSIPTAIFTEAFLSFVGLGIPVPQCSLGSLISELYNSFTTHPYQIIPPIVVMSLLMLSFNLLADGLREALDPKMKSM is encoded by the coding sequence ATGGCAGAAAAAGCGATCCGACTGGGCGGCGAAAGCACCGCAGCAGCCATCACGCAGGCCGTGCAGGAGCTATACCCGGAGCACAGCTTCACCGCCGAAGAGTTTGCCCGGAAAGATAACGCCGCCGAGATTGCGGTGGATACCAACTTTGCGGCCCAGAGCTTCTGGAAAGATGTCCGCATCCGCTTCTTCCGCAAGAAGAGCGCTGTGCTGGGCCTGATCATGATCTTCGTCATCCTGCTGCTGGCCATCTTTGGCCCGGGCATGAATGACTACACCTACTCCGGCCAGGATCTGAGCCAGAAAAACTTTGCGCCCCGCGTGCCCGGCATCGAGCAGTTCGGCATTCTGGACGGCAGCGAGAAGATGAGCACCACCACCGGCACGAAGATCGTCAACAACTATGTCGAAAAAGGCAAGGATGACGTCTACTACTGGTTCGGAAGCGACCTGTACGGCCGCGACATCTGGACCCGTACTTGGGAAGGTGCCCGCGTCTCCCTCATCATCGCCGTGGCCGCTGCGGTCATTGACATGGTCATCGGCATGAGCTACGGCCTTGTCTCGGGCTATTTCGGCGGCAAGGTGGATATGCTGATGCAGCGCTTCCTTGAGATCGCCAACGGCATCCCCCGTCTGGTCATCGTCACGCTGCTGCTTCTGGTGCTGCAGCCCGGCATGGTGACCATCATCTTTGCCCTGATGCTCACCGAGTGGGTGGGCATGAGCCGGATCGCCCGCGCTGAGATGCTCAAGCTGAAGGATCAGGAGTTCGTTCTGGCCTCCCGCACGCTGGGCGCAGGCAGCTTCTTCATCATCTTCAAGGAAGTGCTGCCCAACATCATCGGACCCATCATCACGCAGGTCATGTTCAGCATCCCGACGGCCATCTTTACCGAGGCCTTCCTTTCCTTTGTGGGTCTGGGCATCCCGGTGCCCCAGTGCTCGCTGGGTTCCCTCATCAGTGAGCTGTACAACAGCTTCACCACCCACCCCTATCAGATCATCCCACCCATCGTGGTCATGAGCCTGCTGATGCTCAGCTTCAACCTGCTGGCCGACGGCCTGCGCGAGGCACTTGACCCCAAGATGAAGAGTATGTAA